A region of the Arachis hypogaea cultivar Tifrunner chromosome 15, arahy.Tifrunner.gnm2.J5K5, whole genome shotgun sequence genome:
CAAGCCATCAAATTATTGAATATATGGTTATCATAGGTCACTTTATTAATGCGGGGTGGAATCTTCAAAAAAGGATTTTGAGTTTTGTTCAGGTACCTGCTCCTAGACGTGCATCGATGTTGTGGATACTATTTTCAAGTGTTTGAAGATTTGGAGAATTGAAAACAAAGTCTTCTCAGTATCTATTGACAATGCTTCCTATAATGATTCATGTCTAAGGGCTCTTAAGGATATTATTTTAGATAACAACTCATTACATATTGGTGGTAGTTAACAGTATAAAATGATTCATTGATGGAATAAGGTTGAGGACTTTTATATGATGAATCTTTAACATGGACAGAGCTCAAAAGAGAAGAATCTTCAGATATATCAATGACACTATCAGACCCTACCGTGGGTTTAATATCAAGTGAAACTTTGAAAGGAGGAGATGAAAACTCCTTAACCTTCATGTTATGATCAATGACTTCATTGATTATGAAGCGGTTAGAATCTACATAAGAAACCTTAAGCCAACCACCAAGCTTAAGGCCATAGAAGGATGAAAAATTCCGAGAACCGTTAACAATAATGCCCGTCCGGGGGCCTTTCTCAATCAGAACTTCCAACTCATTGCGAGCATGATCAGCAAATATTAACAATGAAGCGAGCTCATCATGAAATCTCCTAGAAAAATTGCTTGGAAGCTCACCCATGTCCTGATAACAAACATTCGAAAATACAGTACAGGAAATAAGCATTTGATACAAAAAAATGACACTCATAATAAATCTTGTTTAATAGATTTAAATGTTTGAAATAATAAACTATAgcatcaaccaaaattcaatccATCTCAgaagaaacctcaaaaaaaaatgAACACCCTTGGGTTGTATCAGGAATGAAAGCCATTAGTTGATAGCAGCTAAAGGAAAGATATGTTAAAAGGAATGAAAGTACTAGAATGAGTTTGAAACTGGAGTATGTGATCAATGTACCATATGTTGTAATATATAGAACAGGGTTTAGGATAATTATGAAgggtataaacaaataaaaaataattaaattaaattagatgtaTGGAAGAAGTAAAAATGACACTGAACAATTTAGTTAAACGAAGTGCATCGTTGAACATCTAAGAAAAATAGAGACAATGGTTGGTTAGAGGTGAATGAATCATTAGTATTCTAACTGGTGACAGAAAATGATGAGAGATGTGACAGATGAGTTTCGTGTATAACTAGagataatatttttctaaagaaGCAATGTATAAAGAAAAGTAACACATCATGCATGACCCTACCGATGAGATTTGAAAGTTCAAACTAAATGGAATGCATTAATGCATGCATGATTTCACATAACATAAGAATGTTGTATGGATTTGAATGTCACGAAGAATGGCATGAAGAATGGAACCCCATATGAAGGGCTTATGGATTTGCATGTCAACAGAATAGGTACCCCATCTAAGAGGCTTGACAggctggaattccactaacttaAAAGCCTTTATTAGAAGAATAATATTTGTtgcatttaaattatttaaaaatttaatgatatgtgtatgtttgctttttttttttcaaggtgTTGGAACAGAAAAATTAAATCACTTTCAAATTTGGAGGGTTAATCGATTAATTGTCCAACATTTCCTTTACTTTGTTTTGATTTAAGTAGTTATTAACTTTTATTTGATGTTATGTTTAGTTGGTTTGTTACAACTCTTGATATTGATAAAgtcttttattttgatatattacATATTTTGGAAGTAGCCAAGTGAgaatatattcatatatattatctttttttttaatcaatgatAGTTATTTATcgatattttatctttattttgtatcaatattgtccataaatttattattttatattttataattttaaaattaaaatatattttaaatttaattattattaaaaaaaacaagcCTATTGACAGGCTTCAAGCCAGGCCAGATTTAACAACAGGCCAGGGTCAGGAATCATTAAAAAGCCTATACCAGACTACAAGCTAGGCTTAGGCCAATATATTCTATTACAGGCTTGGTCTGTTAAAAGTAAAGTCTGGTCTGGACTGGCCTGTTTCAACTCCTACTTGAcagtaataaaatataatacaaaCATAATAGATCGAATTGACATGCAATAACTTCTAAGAATCTACTATAATGTCTTCTGAACTTGAACCCTAGTCCATGCATAATAATGACATAGCAATGCTTCTCAAAAATAAATGTAAAcggttttgcaaaatttttatctTCCATTGACAAAAAACATAACTAGTTGTTAACTTTCTGAAGTGCTAAAATTGCTAAAACTAACCAATACTATAATTTCAcacatgttaaaaaaaatatcaacataTTTTCTCATATTATTTCCATTTCTAAATTGAAATCGAAACTTTGAAAAGAAAGAAACTAAATTGAGAGATATATTTAAACTGAGTTACCGATCTAAAGTAGAGAGTCGAAGATAGCGAGTCCAGAAAGGATAAAAAATGTTGCTTCAACTTTGAGCAGACACAGAAGAGAGGCATGGCGAGACCACCCATCAGCGTCGGCGAGATACAACGAGATACGGGGAGAAGCAGAATAGCAACGACGACGCACGGTGAGAAGTAGAGAACCAACAACGACTCACGGCGAAGATCAGCGAATGAGCGATCGTAGAGGGAGATAAACAGAGAGCAAGCGACGGTGGTAGAAAGAGGCAATAATCCTAGCAAAGACAAATGTCTCCTCTTTGAAActgtgattaaaaaaaatataaacagagAGGTAAATGtcttaattatgaattattttaaaaataaaaaagcagggtttttttttatagatatttGTAGGATGGTTAACGATACTCCCAACGAATCCATGGCCATGAAATAAAACCTACCtttgtttaaaataaataaataaatagaaaagtttcggggccagcaattttttaaaaaattgggtACCATTTAaccattaaaagaaaattgaatgattCCACACCATTGAAtttaatctcataccattaaaaacactattaatGACCAATTAatagttacaaaacacaaaattaCTAACCCCTAACACTCCTCTAACTAAATTAGCAACAGGCGTATCCAACCTCTATGCATCCTTTGTTATGAGTTTTTCTTTGCATGCTTTTCGGTCCTCGTCAGATTTTGTTCATCGACATGCAAATTTTGAATTGAAGTACAATAtcgttttaaaaatttaatagttGACAAAATCTTACACGAAAACTATATATATCTTTATTAAGAAATTATTATTGCTTAAATTagcaaagaaaatgaaaacaaatcgAGCCATTCATATCAATTCATATGTAGCTATCCTAATATTCTTTACCGTACAAATCTGATTTTTCTAAATAATCTCTTGGATATTTCAGCGCATAATAGCACAAACAAATTTGGTCTTCAGAAGAAATGCGTGTAtgaataatgaattttttttttttgttaggcaAAGCAGCGGAGTTAAAAAGATTCGGGACCATTGTCTCCAAAACTTTTATAAAGTACTAAAATAAGTAGTGTTCGAAGAATTTTTTGGataaatttataaggaaaaaaaaaagtatttgagaaattttaatttgtaataaataTCTTTaggaaaaaatattaataaatcttTAAAGAATTACAATGCTAAATTAATAAGTCTctaataaaattggataaaagacTAATATATAAGATGAaatttatctaatattttaattcttCGTAAACTAAAAAAAACTGTACTTTCTTcacaaaatatttcaaaataaagcttatttggtattttttttttctcgtgGAACTTTTAGTCTATTCAAAAGTTCTTAATGAACCtacttatcataaaaaaaaaattttatataattttcccCAGTTCTTTAACTTGATTGAGTTTATTATGTGTTTCTTCATTCTATGTAATTTTTTTCTAGTCTTTTACTTTGTAAACAATACTTAAaatcaattattcatataaaatttatattaaaatacaaaatacacataaaaaaatagttaaaataaaaaatatatttataataaacaaGTATATGAAGAGACTTATTTGGTGACTTTTTTAATTTGTgtggaatttttttaatttttcatcggtgcttttcaggaaaaaaaaaattattcatcgTATCTAATGTAGGTTTAATTTAATAGAACTTAATTTTTACTATAGTTTGtcaagattcaagaaaataatcatggataaattaaaaatgtaaaaattacTTATAAATTCAATAGTTAAGAATAATATTTCATCATTCTGATAAAAGCactaacaataatataaaaaaaatgccctcaaataatttcaaaaaataaataaaaatcatctTTGCTGCGCATCTAAAAGTATTTGTGGTTACTTAATATTTttcctctttgttttcttttttttttttcacttttataacagtccatatatatatatgcatagtTTACAAAAAATAgatcttcttaattttttttaaaattattttataaaatatagttttttacCATACACTCTTTAAATaagacaaaatatatatatataaaaaaatattaaatgggagaaatcatattttataaaaaaaataaaaaaaaaatgagagagtCTATTTTTATGTTTCACATGCTTAATGAAGACAGCTTCAGAATCCTGAGATGCTGCAAGACTTCAATCCAAACATTCTATTTTGGCATTGGCAAGGAATATGAACACCGTTATTTATgatcattttgatttttccttcaaATTTTTCAGGTTATAATCTAGAAGCGCGTGCTTCTGGAATATCATCATGGTGCATGATGCATCTCATATACTTCAATTAAAAaagtcattttaattttttaataattgtatACTTGAAGCAAGTACTCCTTAACGAAATTCAAGACTCAAGATAATAATATTTACCAAAATTTCACTctctattttcatttattttattgatcggtatcaatttatttttgttacttaattctttgattaaatatatatataaaatataaaagggagcTTAATGAAAACTACATGTTCTTTAACATTAGAATAATAATGATCATTTAGTTATATTCATGGGAATGTATGTGTTGGGACCAGCTAGTGATAGCAAGTGCTTAACTATATGCTCTTAAATGTATATTAGTTAATTAGCTACATTTTACAGCTTGCCACTTAGAAGAATCTAGCCCCATAGCTTTCAAGAGAATTCACACTACTTTGTTACGCCTATAAATATCTAAGTCTTCCCAGCCAATTTCCCGTCAGCCACAAATTAAACTACCTAAGAAAACTCAAATTCTCTCCCAACTTACCAATTTTTGGTTTATAAATTACCaggcagaaaattaaagaaagaaccaATAACATGGAAGCAAacttgttcaattttttttttgctgaaaGATCATCACCATCAACTACTACTTCATCATCTCAAGTCCTTACCTTCCATTCCAATGCTAAATGGAATGCTCATTTTGGTGCCTTGAAAGAAACGGACAAATTGGTacgtttaatattttttgtttccttCATTTTTAGCATCTTTCATTTATGATATAGTAATATGATAGTGAATGAGTAATATTATTGGTTTTGCTAATGTATGTAGTCTTTGTTTGCTATATAGATGGTGATTGATTTTACAGCTACATGGTGTGGACCTTGCAAATTCATGGATCCAGTTATTCAAGATTTTGCTGCAAATTACAAAGATGTTGAGTTCATCAAGATTGATGTGGATGAGCTAATGGTATTTCACTTATTCCCATCCACTTGACTTATCAAATATACCCCTTTTAATTGCAATAATTAAccgtataaaaaaataaaaaaaaatataggtaaacaatgaa
Encoded here:
- the LOC112750157 gene encoding thioredoxin H2; this translates as MEANLFNFFFAERSSPSTTTSSSQVLTFHSNAKWNAHFGALKETDKLMVIDFTATWCGPCKFMDPVIQDFAANYKDVEFIKIDVDELMEVSQAFQVQALPTFILIKKGKVVDRVVGVRKEELQRMIVKHTK